One window of Neptuniibacter halophilus genomic DNA carries:
- the nosP gene encoding nitric oxide-sensing protein NosP produces the protein MTQETAFTTAASYSSDPAIAAAELQRQLTSPDISFIIFFCSAEYPLDQLAEAMNSAFPHTEVVGCTTAGEITPQGYGQGCITAIGFKAAGFAIEAASIESLDSFSLTDAQQLVEQLIDGCRQHEIAPIKGNTFALTLLDGLSIQEERILVALNAALGSIPSFGGSAGDDIHLAKTHVYYDGAFHTGAAVVMLVNTLYDFEVFSSHHMQPKSEKLVVTSADPESRQVFELNAEPAAMEYARAIGVPVEKLNHEVFALNPIAVKLGDEYFVRSIQKVDDDMSMKFYCAVESGIVMTAMAPGDLASDLIKKLDIIQEKIGEPQLIIGCDCFLRRLECELLGYSQSVSELLRNNKVIGFNTYGEHMEGMHINQTFTGVAIGRNLNG, from the coding sequence TTGACTCAGGAAACCGCATTTACCACCGCTGCATCTTACAGCTCAGATCCGGCTATTGCCGCTGCCGAGCTGCAACGCCAACTGACCTCTCCGGATATCAGTTTCATCATCTTTTTCTGCTCAGCAGAATACCCCCTCGACCAGTTGGCAGAAGCCATGAATTCGGCGTTTCCTCATACCGAAGTCGTTGGCTGTACCACGGCCGGTGAGATCACCCCGCAGGGCTACGGACAGGGGTGTATAACCGCGATCGGCTTTAAGGCGGCGGGTTTTGCGATTGAGGCAGCCTCAATCGAAAGCCTGGACAGTTTCAGTTTGACCGATGCCCAGCAGTTGGTTGAGCAACTGATCGATGGTTGCCGTCAGCACGAGATCGCGCCGATTAAAGGCAACACTTTCGCCCTGACCCTGCTCGATGGCCTGTCGATTCAGGAGGAGCGGATTCTGGTCGCTCTGAATGCTGCACTGGGAAGTATCCCCAGTTTTGGTGGTTCGGCCGGTGATGATATCCATCTGGCAAAAACCCACGTCTATTATGACGGTGCGTTCCATACCGGGGCGGCCGTGGTGATGCTGGTCAATACCCTGTATGACTTCGAAGTATTCAGCAGCCACCATATGCAGCCGAAATCAGAAAAACTGGTGGTCACCTCGGCCGATCCGGAAAGCCGACAGGTATTTGAGCTCAATGCAGAGCCCGCCGCGATGGAGTATGCACGGGCGATCGGCGTGCCGGTCGAAAAACTTAATCACGAGGTGTTCGCGCTTAACCCCATTGCGGTCAAACTCGGTGATGAATATTTCGTCCGTTCTATTCAGAAAGTCGATGACGATATGAGCATGAAGTTCTACTGTGCAGTGGAGAGCGGTATCGTTATGACGGCAATGGCACCGGGGGATCTCGCCTCAGACCTGATTAAAAAGCTCGATATCATTCAGGAGAAGATCGGCGAACCCCAATTGATCATCGGTTGTGACTGTTTCCTGCGGCGTCTTGAATGTGAGTTATTGGGCTATTCTCAGTCGGTTTCAGAACTGCTGCGCAATAACAAAGTGATAGGCTTCAATACCTACGGCGAACACATGGAAGGGATGCATATCAATCAGACCTTTACCGGGGTCGCCATTGGGAGAAATCTGAATGGCTGA